The nucleotide sequence aggaagtcGTCGTCTTTACACCATCAGAATGAGAGGACAGGTGCATGTTCGAGGCAGATGTACACAGGGGAATCGAAGTGAATCGCCAGTGTCTTCCAGTGGTTCATTATCGTGCGCATGCATCCGGGAGGGCTGTCGAGGTGAAGAAAGCGCACCAGGCATAACCTCAACGCAGCAAACAACGAAACACTAGTAGTCGCCAACACGAAAGGAGGAAGTAACTAGGAACAGAGCAAAGGGCCGCAACACACTTATCGGtacacacccccacccacccacccacacacacacacaaatacaTCGTTGCCACCTGCCATGTGAGGTGGCAGTGACGAGAGCAAAGTATGCGggcgcatgtgtgggtgATGCGTGGGTAGGGGATGCTCAGGGCACGGCGTGGGacaaagggaggagaaagcaacacacaaaagaggagaggcaccACAGCGCAACGAAGCGGACTGAAGAACGTCGCGAGCATacaaggcggaggtgggtgCAGTTGTGGCGGctgaatgagagagagagagcagctgaCGACCGTCAGGTTGAGTTGGTGCTCTATCgggtggagaggaaaacagaaaTGACGAACGCGACGTCGCCCTTCCACCTCACAGTTCGTTTTTGCTCCCCTTTCAAGCAAATGCCTCACCTCTgcgctccccccttctccacgcTTTCCACATCACGTCTGAAGACGAAGTAGGGCACCTATCCACCAaggcgccccccccccccccccacgcacgGCATATATGGTAGGGTGAATGGTGCGCTGAatgaaggagaagcgggTGCCGTTCGACTCCACAAGCGGCGGCACACGCTGCATGCGCTACATACGGCACTGATAGTCACCCGCCATGACGGTGTAGCGAATCCACTTGTTTGGTGTGTACATCATCGTTGGCTCCCTGACGACCAGCTCATTGATGCGCAAGCCTGTGAGCGACAGAGACATACACTGAAATGCGATGCGGATGGGCGGCTTCGTCCACAGCGTCTCCATTTTCTCCGTCGGGGAGATCTGCTGAATTTCTGCAAAGAAAGCTATTTTCTCCCCACTCTTCACCTGCGGCAGCTTCCAAACAATGGCGTGACTTACGGCGTCGTAATCGGCCTTACCCTGCCCTACCTTCGCTTCAGCAATAGCCGTATTGTCCGGGCAGGCGACACTCACCTGGACGTCCCTGATGACCCTGCCTCCTGGGGCGTCTGAGTGAAGTGTGAACTCGACCTCGGTGCGCGTCTTTGAGATTTCTCGTGCCTTGGCCGACAGCACCTTCATCGGTGGCTGCACACTCACGCTGGAGCGGTACGTCATGAGGGTGAACTTTCCATCCGGCGGCACAAAGGTGAGTTGCCGTTCCTCGTTACCTGAGGCTTTGAGGCGGACGCAGTTGTGAAGGGAGATGTTTGACAAGGGGACCAGCTTCCCCGTCCCATCGGCAGCTTGGTTCTCGGTCGTCTCGTCGGGACTGCGGTTCATCACTTTCGCGTTCCAGTGCAGTTGGCACTCCGGCATCCCGGAAAGGAAATTGTTCATGACCACGCGCCCCAACAcgctgctctgcagcgcctctcctGTTTGGGAGAGTAGCAGATTCACCTCTTCAAACACGTCAATGAACACCTCGTTCACGCGGAACACAAGGCCCTCCACCCGCCACGGCGTCTCGCCAGTCATCCTATCGGCGATGCGCTCCGACTCGCGGGTGTTCTTCAGAACGGCAGCGTCCACACCGTCTGTCGTGACAAATTTCCGTATGGCCTCTGCGTCCGTCAGGATGGGGTACCCGAAGTCCATCGATTCATCGATGATACTCTGCAAAGCAACAAAGTTCTCCTTGATTTGCTTTTCGTTCAAGTCCTCGTAGTACTTTTGAATGTACTGCAGCAGTCGTACAGCGTACTGGAGACACATTAGGCAGTTGGCATTAGAGTCGGACACCATCACAACGTACAACTCAGTCAGCTTCAAGTGAATGAAGCACACGCGTTTCACAATGTTGATAGGGCAGCGGTCAACCTGCTTTGTAGAGATGATCTCAGTGCAGAAGGTTTCAGCGAGCGACCGCACTGTGTTTCCCGCCCGAAACGTCCGCGAGAGCACTACGTCTCCGCGGGAGTTCAAGAACATCAAAACCGATAACATTGCCCCACTGAACGATTGCCGTTTCGCCTGCGAGCAGCAGTCCAATGGTGCGGTGCATCTTGTGTACGTGAGATGCGAGAGGCGGCACGCCCGCACAACtccaaggaggaggcagagaggggggagggtgcagAACGGATGGTCTTGAGAAACAGGGCATGGGAGGAGGATAGCACAGAGGagttggggggagggagggggggggtacacCGCAAACGTCGCATCACGTGACGCCATCCCACTGTGTGCACAATGCCTACACGTTCTTTCGtcgatttttttttttagtcCGGGTCTGTAGACCAGTggtgtgtctctctcacctTCTCATCTAGGAACATACCCGCATACCCATACATACACCTACACGGCTCAAGAACGCGACGCCAAACAACCACCACAGCACAATCGAaagacggcagcagccgccagGAGCCGATGAAAAGTGTCTGCGCCACTCGTCATCTGTCCGGCTCATCGGCGGCTTGTGCGACGTTGGTAATGTGCCTCTTGTACTCCGCCTGCATCTCTCGCTTCCGCTTTCGTCGCTCGAGGGCCTTTTtatctcgctcttcttcgtATACAGAAACTCTCAGGATGCGGTCCTTGCTCAGAGCGTACTCGTTGAGCGCGCCCACTGCATTATTCGCGGCCTCACACTGCTCGTACACAACAATAGCGCACCCCTTTGTTATGAAGGATGACCCAATGCGGATTTGCTGAATGCCCCCGTAGGCCCCAAAGAGGGAGTAAAGGTACTCACTGGTGCACTGCTTTGAGGGAATGCCAGTCACAAGCAGGATGCGCTCATCCGGCATGGCTGCAGCATGGACGTTCGCGTTGTTTGGGCTAACGTGAGTGCACATCACGGAGGAAGGAGACAAGGAAACAGGAAGGGTGAAGGTAGTTGGCCTGGCAGAGTAGTAATACCCAAGGACAAGCATGGaaggcagtggcagcgtgTACGTTACAAGCTAGTAgccgaggaaggggggatgaACACGAACGGTCCCCGCATACCCGATCGCGACAGCGTGTCGCTTTAGAGAAGAGCAGGGGATTGCAGAGGCTCAGGTGACAAGTAAACCGTGTGTTTGCTGGCAAGGAAACGCTTACGATTCTCGCGCTTCAATGGGTTGGACATCACTTCAGTAGTCCGTCAGGCGCACCCATGAGCACAAAAAGAAGCCATGCGTGGGCACGGTGGCATGACGACTCTTTTGCAGAACCACACAACCACAAAGATGCGCACTCCAATagacagcaacggcaacggcacacacacacacacacacacacacgcacacacacgcacaaacacgAAACGTGTCATTGGGATAATATaaggagagcgagacacAGAGTAATAAAGCAAAGCTACCTTTGATATATTGATTTTCTTCTTGCCCTTTTGATTGCACATTGCCGCCGATTACTCAAGGTCGACGGCGATGGCCTCCACAGAAGGCACGCACGCTACATTGCTCGCCACaacaccatcgccgccgacgaGGACTAAGGTCTGAATAACGCGCTTCAAGAACATTACCTGTGCCGCATTGTTTGTGACGAGGAGGCTCGGGTCAATCTGCCGCGTGAAGGCCTCATATCCCTTTTCTGTGGTGCAGAAGAGGATGCGATGACGCTCGATTCCGTCCACCGCTTTGACGAGATTAAGAATCTGCTTCTTGTCGGCAGCATCACGAATGCGGCACATGAGATACACTTCCGAGGAAAACGCGTAGAACCGGAGAATATCCAGCGCTTTTCCCTGGGCCTTCCAGCCCTTATCATCGTACAAAACTTCCCACGCGATGCAGATCCTCTTCCCAATGAACGCCTTCTGCTTTATGCGCGTCACTGCATCGCATGCTTCGACAGCATCGCGCGGTGCACCCAAGGGCCGCCTTGCAGAGGTGGGCGGACGCTGCGCCGGATCCTTTCTCCGGTAAAAAATGTACAGCGACACCGCACTCACTACAATGGCGACGAGCGTCGTGGTCGACACAGGTAGTCGCTCAGAGATCTCTTCTAGGAAGGATCGACGGATTACGCCAACCATGATGCCGTTTATATTGGAAAGGGggccttcctctttttttttgtttgtgcgATGTTGGGCGCCGCCAAAAGGAGAATCATCAACACCGTTACGAGTGAAACTGTAGAGAGGATAAGAACATGGAGAGCAAAATAGCGGCATCCCTCTTTCCAGCAATGTTGCGTGCACTACACCAAAGTTATCGCCAAGCTTTCTTCCCAAACTTCTCACCAGAGAAGGGTATAGAttttccgccgccgccaaagaGCTTGCTATAGCAAAGAATGGGCGGAATGGCGGCTAGAGGGGCAGGGAAATTACGACTTTTCCCAGCGAGCTGACGTAGACGGTGAGGGTAAAATGCCTGTTAAGAGGCAGCCTACAGTCTGTTACTTGTGGTTAGTGCCCGTCCTGCAAACACATCCACAGAATTCGCTTGAGTATGTGtgctgaaaaaaaaaactggTTTGGTGCAACATTTTCCTTTGCGGAGAAAAACTGCATGTTGTTTTTCACGAACAGTAGACATAGCAGTTCGCTGATTCACCTCGCATTAGCAATCCTTTCTCCATCAGAGCGTCTACGCGCAGTTTGATATCCGTTCGTGTGGGGGAGCACACACCCCGCAGCTCACTTTCGATGGCACAGCATAGCGTATGGTAATCAATACTATTGTGCTCTTTCAGCAGTTTCACGATGGTGGCATCCAGGCTCATTGTTCGTGCACCGTCCATGCCCTTGCAAGCGGCGATGGCACCTCCACTACTATCATGCGCCGACTTCTGCACCCCTGCGCTCACTTTCACCTTCGACTTTGAGGAGTAAAAGCGACGATTAAACCTAAACTCTGTGCCGTTGCGTTCGGCAAGACCAACGTGGCAAAGAGTGTTGAAGTGGGTAAGTACCTCGTCAGAACTTAGTGCACCTTGTCTAGCAACGACTGCGACGCTCACATCCTCATCCGAGTTCAACGCCATGATACTGTTCACAAAATGAGTATGCGCCGACACGTGGTATGTTCTGCCTCCATGGCAAAGCTGAAAAGCAATCGAGCCCAAGCTCATCTGAAAAACGATCTTCCGACCGTTGTGGCGCCGACGGTAGTACTCCTGAAACACATGCTTGCACGATTCCATGCTCTGCGGAATGCTGAGTGGAATGTTGGTGTACTGAGGCCACAGACCGCTTGTCAAGACAAGGACATCAAACTCTAAGGGAGGGGATATCTTTTTCGTCTTCATATCTGCTACCAACTTCTcctgcgccgcggtggcaCTGCGGATGTCCTCCACCATTTTCTGAAATCGATTCACCACACTTGATCCGTAGATGTTGAAGAGGCGGTCAATAAAGCGACACTCCATGTCCACTGCGTGT is from Leishmania panamensis strain MHOM/PA/94/PSC-1 chromosome 35 sequence and encodes:
- a CDS encoding clathrin coat assembly protein-like protein (TriTrypDB/GeneDB-style sysID: LpmP.35.3100); its protein translation is MLSVLMFLNSRGDVVLSRTFRAGNTVRSLAETFCTEIISTKQVDRCPINIVKRVCFIHLKLTELYVVMVSDSNANCLMCLQYAVRLLQYIQKYYEDLNEKQIKENFVALQSIIDESMDFGYPILTDAEAIRKFVTTDGVDAAVLKNTRESERIADRMTGETPWRVEGLVFRVNEVFIDVFEEVNLLLSQTGEALQSSVLGRVVMNNFLSGMPECQLHWNAKVMNRSPDETTENQAADGTGKLVPLSNISLHNCVRLKASGNEERQLTFVPPDGKFTLMTYRSSVSVQPPMKVLSAKAREISKTRTEVEFTLHSDAPGGRVIRDVQVSVACPDNTAIAEAKVGQGKADYDAVSHAIVWKLPQVKSGEKIAFFAEIQQISPTEKMETLWTKPPIRIAFQCMSLSLTGLRINELVVREPTMMYTPNKWIRYTVMAGDYQCRM
- a CDS encoding pre-mRNA branch site protein p14, putative (TriTrypDB/GeneDB-style sysID: LpmP.35.3110), giving the protein MLVLGYYYSARPTTFTLPVSLSPSSVMCTHVSPNNANVHAAAMPDERILLVTGIPSKQCTSEYLYSLFGAYGGIQQIRIGSSFITKGCAIVVYEQCEAANNAVGALNEYALSKDRILRVSVYEEERDKKALERRKRKREMQAEYKRHITNVAQAADEPDR
- a CDS encoding hypothetical protein (TriTrypDB/GeneDB-style sysID: LpmP.35.3120), which produces MCRIRDAADKKQILNLVKAVDGIERHRILFCTTEKGYEAFTRQIDPSLLVTNNAAQVMFLKRVIQTLVLVGGDGVVASNVACVPSVEAIAVDLE